One window of the Bacteroidales bacterium genome contains the following:
- a CDS encoding VOC family protein, whose product MKLEHIALSIFDPQDIEKFYCDIFGMNQVRSFNLSKVLAKNIFGIDNETSVFLLQKDELILEIFVTQEKNTHSFNHICISIIDREKLVKKAEQNGYECIRIERDTSDLIFIKDKHENIFEIKEKI is encoded by the coding sequence ATGAAATTAGAACATATTGCTTTATCAATTTTCGACCCTCAAGATATTGAAAAATTTTATTGTGATATTTTTGGAATGAATCAAGTAAGAAGCTTTAATTTAAGTAAAGTTCTTGCTAAAAATATCTTTGGTATTGATAATGAAACTTCTGTCTTCCTTTTACAAAAAGATGAGTTAATTTTAGAAATATTTGTAACACAAGAGAAAAATACACATAGTTTTAATCATATCTGTATTTCGATAATAGACAGAGAAAAACTTGTTAAAAAAGCCGAACAAAATGGTTATGAATGTATCCGTATCGAAAGAGATACATCTGATTTGATATTTATAAAAGATAAACATGAAAACATTTTTGAAATAAAAGAAAAAATATGA
- a CDS encoding pyridoxal phosphate-dependent aminotransferase translates to MNFSNRVNQIKKSAIHEMTRLSKQYDDVAFLSWAKPTTGTPKHINDAVIIAIEKGLTGGYSQSEGLPELREEIVKKLKRDNNIDADISQIIITVGAIEGLAASVMATIDPGDEVILPTPTYSTHITQVKLASGKPVLVPLIEENNFALDIAAIKKAITPKTKAIMFCTPSNPTGTVFSEKVLRELAEIVIDNNLTVITDEAYEYFTFDNKKHFSIASIPELKKNVITNYTFTKTYAMTGWRVGYLHADEENITQIKKAHIPFCICAPVVSQYAAIAALKGSQKCVEEFRLHYLKTRNLMCERLDRLDTVFQYNKPDGSYLMFPKILRNNGMNSFEFSIKLLKETKVSTTPGIAFGPTGEDHIRLSFCVPEDMINKAFDRMETYFNLHYS, encoded by the coding sequence ATGAATTTTTCTAACAGAGTAAATCAAATTAAAAAATCTGCTATTCACGAAATGACAAGATTATCAAAACAATATGATGATGTTGCATTTTTATCATGGGCAAAACCTACAACAGGAACACCCAAACATATTAATGATGCTGTTATTATTGCTATCGAAAAAGGATTAACCGGTGGATATTCTCAAAGTGAAGGATTACCTGAATTAAGAGAAGAAATTGTAAAAAAACTAAAAAGAGATAATAATATTGATGCAGACATTTCGCAAATAATCATAACTGTAGGCGCAATTGAAGGACTTGCTGCATCTGTTATGGCAACAATTGACCCCGGTGATGAAGTAATTCTTCCTACACCAACATACTCAACTCATATTACACAAGTAAAGCTTGCATCAGGTAAGCCTGTTCTTGTTCCCTTAATTGAGGAAAATAATTTTGCTTTAGATATAGCAGCCATCAAAAAGGCTATTACACCCAAAACAAAAGCAATAATGTTTTGTACTCCCAGCAATCCCACAGGAACAGTTTTTTCAGAAAAAGTCCTTCGTGAATTAGCAGAAATAGTTATAGATAATAATCTCACTGTTATTACCGATGAAGCTTATGAATATTTTACCTTTGATAATAAAAAGCATTTTAGTATAGCTTCCATTCCCGAATTAAAGAAAAACGTAATTACTAATTATACTTTTACCAAAACGTATGCAATGACAGGATGGCGTGTTGGTTATCTTCATGCTGATGAAGAAAATATTACTCAAATAAAAAAAGCACATATACCGTTTTGTATTTGTGCACCTGTTGTTTCGCAATATGCAGCAATTGCTGCCTTAAAAGGAAGTCAGAAATGCGTAGAAGAATTTAGACTTCATTACCTTAAAACACGTAACCTTATGTGTGAACGATTAGATAGATTAGATACTGTTTTTCAATATAATAAACCTGACGGTTCATATTTGATGTTCCCGAAAATATTAAGAAATAATGGAATGAACTCATTTGAATTCAGTATTAAATTATTAAAAGAAACTAAAGTTTCTACAACTCCCGGCATAGCTTTTGGGCCTACCGGCGAAGACCATATCAGACTTTCTTTTTGTGTGCCTGAAGATATGATAAATAAAGCATTTGATAGAATGGAAACTTATTTTAACCTGCATTATTCATAA
- a CDS encoding uracil-DNA glycosylase, whose amino-acid sequence MRISDLNKEIQKCEKCKLYKTRINILTGEGNLNAKLMFIAQAPGENEDKMGKMFIGPSGKVLDELFKDASILRQEIYMTNLIKCMLPKNRKPKQDEIKTCSQYLEKEIELINPKVIAPLGYYATKYILNKYKIDMPQVKSEAFGKLFLVNNVKIFPLSHPASLIYNKSFKSKMVNDYKKLKILTQDCKWYPTCPMKHFYENGKLDKKWIENYCKGNWQDCIRFFKEENNIYHPDNMLPNGEINENLF is encoded by the coding sequence ATGAGAATTAGTGATTTAAATAAAGAAATACAAAAATGTGAAAAATGCAAACTATATAAAACACGAATAAATATTCTTACAGGCGAGGGAAACCTTAATGCCAAACTTATGTTTATTGCTCAAGCTCCCGGAGAAAATGAAGATAAAATGGGAAAAATGTTTATTGGACCTTCAGGAAAAGTACTTGATGAATTATTTAAAGATGCAAGTATTTTGAGACAAGAAATTTACATGACTAATTTGATTAAATGTATGCTCCCAAAAAATAGAAAACCAAAACAAGATGAGATTAAAACTTGCAGTCAATATTTAGAGAAAGAGATAGAATTGATAAACCCTAAAGTAATAGCTCCTTTAGGTTATTATGCTACAAAATATATTCTAAATAAGTATAAAATTGATATGCCTCAAGTTAAATCCGAAGCTTTCGGCAAACTCTTTTTAGTTAATAATGTAAAAATATTTCCATTATCACATCCTGCTTCTCTTATTTACAACAAATCATTTAAAAGTAAAATGGTAAATGATTACAAAAAGTTGAAAATATTAACACAAGATTGTAAATGGTATCCGACTTGCCCAATGAAACACTTTTATGAAAATGGAAAATTAGATAAAAAATGGATTGAAAATTATTGTAAAGGAAACTGGCAGGATTGTATCCGTTTTTTTAAAGAAGAAAATAATATTTATCATCCTGACAATATGTTACCAAATGGAGAAATAAATGAAAACCTATTTTGA
- a CDS encoding CGGC domain-containing protein — protein MKNKTKIGIIICDRYHNCGGGKCFRAIKNKEGAFSIYKENEELEVVGYTTCDGCPGGNIEYVPEEMLKNGVQVIHLATGFVVGHPPCPYISHFQNFIKEKYGIKVVIGTHPIPQKYYNMHTKLGTWKSPEWKKFIQPTLSNEKIRLSYN, from the coding sequence ATGAAAAACAAAACCAAAATAGGAATTATCATTTGTGATAGATATCATAATTGTGGCGGTGGTAAATGCTTTAGAGCTATAAAAAACAAAGAAGGAGCATTCAGCATTTATAAAGAAAATGAAGAACTGGAAGTAGTTGGATATACTACATGTGACGGATGTCCCGGAGGGAATATTGAATATGTTCCTGAAGAGATGTTAAAAAACGGAGTACAAGTAATTCACCTTGCAACAGGTTTTGTTGTTGGACATCCTCCATGTCCGTATATATCACATTTTCAGAATTTTATAAAAGAAAAATATGGTATTAAAGTAGTTATTGGAACCCATCCCATACCTCAGAAATACTATAATATGCATACAAAACTCGGTACATGGAAATCACCGGAATGGAAAAAATTTATTCAACCTACACTATCAAATGAAAAAATCAGATTATCTTATAATTAA
- a CDS encoding radical SAM protein, giving the protein MYKYLFGPVPSRRLGMSLGVDLVPHKVCSLDCIYCECGATTKLTNERKEYILYDKVTKELEHYFSNNPDPDYITFSGSGEPTLNSRFGDVLQFIKLKKPDIPVAVLTNGTLFYQKQIRTELLNANLVLPSLDAASDLAFRKINRPFHKLNIQDYIQGLQDFRNEYKGKIWLEVLIIPGYNDSNEDLKLLKEAFIKIQPDSIQLNTLDRPGTISGIRAASRTELQQIVDYWQLDNVEIIAASPERKDIKSYRTDIETAILETIFRRPCTPDDLAKILGSHINEINKYLDVLEADNKIESVRQERGIFYQLKHK; this is encoded by the coding sequence ATGTATAAATATTTATTTGGTCCTGTCCCATCACGTCGTCTCGGAATGTCATTAGGCGTTGACCTTGTTCCTCATAAAGTATGTTCGCTTGATTGTATTTATTGCGAATGTGGTGCTACAACAAAATTAACAAACGAAAGAAAAGAATATATTCTTTATGATAAGGTAACAAAGGAATTAGAACATTATTTCAGTAATAATCCTGACCCTGATTATATTACTTTTTCCGGTTCGGGTGAACCTACTCTTAATTCCCGTTTTGGTGATGTTTTACAATTTATTAAACTTAAAAAACCTGATATTCCTGTTGCTGTTTTAACAAATGGAACTTTATTTTATCAAAAACAAATAAGAACAGAATTACTTAATGCAAATTTGGTTTTACCATCATTAGATGCAGCATCAGATTTAGCTTTTCGAAAAATAAACAGACCATTTCACAAGTTAAATATTCAAGATTATATACAAGGGCTTCAGGATTTCAGGAATGAATATAAAGGTAAAATATGGCTCGAAGTACTTATTATACCCGGCTATAATGATAGTAACGAAGATTTAAAACTACTTAAAGAAGCATTTATTAAAATTCAGCCTGATTCTATACAACTAAACACACTTGACAGACCCGGAACTATATCGGGTATTCGTGCAGCCAGCAGAACAGAATTACAACAAATAGTAGATTACTGGCAACTTGATAATGTAGAAATCATTGCAGCATCCCCCGAAAGAAAAGATATTAAATCATACAGAACAGATATAGAAACGGCAATTTTAGAAACTATTTTCAGAAGACCATGTACTCCTGATGACCTTGCAAAAATATTAGGGTCTCACATAAATGAAATTAACAAATATCTTGATGTATTGGAAGCAGATAATAAAATTGAATCGGTTCGTCAGGAACGAGGTATATTTTACCAGCTTAAACATAAATAG